The following proteins are encoded in a genomic region of Musa acuminata AAA Group cultivar baxijiao chromosome BXJ2-11, Cavendish_Baxijiao_AAA, whole genome shotgun sequence:
- the LOC135626187 gene encoding NAC domain-containing protein 100-like: MGLRDIEFTLPPGFRFYPSDEELVCHYLYKKVINESTSEATMVEVDLHTREPWELPDVAKLGADEWYFFSFRDRKYATGSRTNRATRSGYWKATGKDRTVYEPSTHAKVGMRKTLVFYGGRAPNGIKSGWVMHEFRMENPHSTPKEDWVLCRVFKKSKGEEAEHENTGSSSPTLGSSSSPLDLLMPDVVCHEQLGSSFSTLPRQEDSSSNPFMNMAMLQCNLLDFPQEIMGSTAMVGMSSSCEGEIGCLMELGFGHGFGEAGMARLDATAGFWMDKMSD; encoded by the exons ATGGGACTGAGAGACATAGAATTCACGTTGCCACCAGGGTTCAGGTTCTACCCCAGCGATGAGGAGCTGGTCTGTCACTATCTCTACAAGAAGGTGATCAACGAAAGCACCTCGGAGGCGACCATGGTGGAGGTGGATCTGCACACTCGCGAGCCATGGGAGCTTCCAG ATGTGGCTAAGCTGGGCGCCGacgagtggtacttcttcagctTCCGCGACCGCAAGTACGCCACCGGATCGCGCACGAATCGGGCGACCAGATCTGGTTACTGGAAAGCTACCGGGAAAGATAGAACGGTTTACGAGCCGAGCACGCATGCGAAGGTTGGGATGAGGAAGACGCTGGTGTTCTACGGAGGTAGAGCTCCCAATGGAATAAAGTCTGGCTGGGTCATGCATGAGTTCCGAATGGAGAACCCTCATTCAACCCCTAAG GAGGACTGGGTTCTTTGTCGGGTGTTTAAGAAAAGCAAAGGGGAGGAGGCTGAGCACGAGAACACTGGTTCTTCTTCTCCCACCTTGGGGTCATCTTCTTCGCCACTGGACCTCCTTATGCCAGATGTTGTGTGCCATGAACAGTTGGGTTCATCATTCTCCACACTCCCACGGCAAGAAGACAGCAGCTCAAACCCTTTTATGAACATGGCAATGCTGCAGTGCAACCTGCTTGACTTCCCACAGGAGATCATGGGAAGCACGGCGATGGTGGGGATGAGCTCAAGCTGTGAGGGTGAGATTGGATGCCTGATGGAGTTGGGATTTGGGCATGGTTTTGGGGAAGCAGGAATGGCAAGGTTGGATGCTACAGCAGGCTTTTGGATGGACAAGATGAGTGATTGA